A section of the Paenibacillus aurantius genome encodes:
- a CDS encoding LLM class flavin-dependent oxidoreductase: MKAQRRQLHLGLFLFGTGYHPAGWRLPEGRTDGAYDPQFLKETAQKLEKAHFDFFFLGDRLATSVDMQHLFPSQMTRLEPFTMLSYLAAATEKIGLIATVNTTYAEPYHIARMTASLDHLSKGRASWNVVTGSDTRAALNFSREKHWDNAKRYDYAEEFIEVVSGLWDTWEDESLPRDKAAGRFADPDRVHDLNHHGEHFSVAGPLNVARPVQGQLPLITAGTSARSQGLAAKYSDMVFTGTNVKETAQAFYREVKGRLKEHGRQPSDLKVLPGLVPVVGRTEEEARAKYNELNALVVTDFNLQPLSDKLGIDLTGYELDAPLPDLSASQTALHWAELARKANGREDLTVRDLFYFFTVTVRGHLLIVGSAGQVADVIEEWFEDEAADGFNVCPPYMPGGLDLFLELVVPELQRRGIFRTAYDGSTFRDHLGLAKPANRFALQLKG, encoded by the coding sequence ATGAAGGCACAACGGAGACAGCTTCATCTTGGTTTGTTTTTATTCGGGACGGGGTATCATCCGGCGGGATGGAGGCTCCCGGAAGGGCGGACGGACGGCGCCTATGATCCTCAATTCCTGAAGGAAACGGCGCAGAAGCTGGAGAAAGCCCATTTCGATTTCTTCTTCCTCGGGGACCGGCTGGCCACCAGCGTGGACATGCAGCACTTGTTCCCCTCGCAGATGACACGGCTCGAGCCGTTTACGATGCTGTCTTATCTGGCGGCGGCTACGGAGAAGATCGGGCTGATCGCCACGGTAAATACCACCTACGCCGAGCCTTACCATATTGCCCGCATGACGGCTTCGCTGGATCATCTGAGCAAGGGACGGGCGTCCTGGAACGTGGTCACGGGGTCGGATACGCGGGCGGCGCTTAACTTCAGCCGTGAGAAGCACTGGGATAACGCCAAGCGGTACGATTACGCCGAGGAGTTCATCGAGGTCGTCAGCGGCCTGTGGGATACGTGGGAAGATGAGTCGCTCCCGCGGGATAAGGCAGCCGGGCGCTTTGCCGATCCCGACCGGGTCCATGACTTGAACCACCACGGGGAACATTTCTCCGTAGCCGGTCCGCTGAACGTGGCCCGGCCGGTCCAGGGCCAGCTTCCGCTCATCACGGCGGGGACCTCGGCGAGGAGTCAGGGGCTTGCCGCGAAATATTCGGATATGGTCTTCACCGGCACGAACGTGAAAGAGACCGCTCAAGCTTTCTACCGGGAGGTGAAGGGGAGGCTGAAGGAGCATGGCCGCCAGCCTTCCGATTTGAAGGTGCTGCCCGGGCTCGTTCCGGTCGTGGGAAGAACGGAGGAGGAAGCCAGGGCGAAGTACAACGAGCTGAACGCGCTCGTGGTGACGGATTTCAACCTTCAGCCGTTGTCCGACAAGCTGGGCATCGATTTGACGGGCTATGAGCTGGATGCGCCGCTGCCCGACCTGTCCGCTTCGCAGACGGCGCTGCATTGGGCGGAGCTGGCCCGGAAAGCGAACGGCCGGGAAGACCTGACCGTCCGGGACTTGTTCTACTTCTTCACCGTGACGGTACGGGGGCACCTGCTCATCGTGGGCAGTGCCGGGCAGGTGGCGGACGTCATCGAAGAGTGGTTCGAGGACGAGGCGGCCGACGGCTTCAATGTGTGCCCGCCTTACATGCCGGGCGGGCTGGATCTGTTCCTGGAGCTCGTCGTGCCGGAGCTGCAGCGGAGAGGGATTTTCCGTACCGCCTATGACGGAAGCACCTTCCGCGACCATCTGGGGCTGGCTAAGCCGGCTAACCGCTTCGCGCTCCAGCTGAAGGGGTGA
- a CDS encoding aldo/keto reductase, which translates to MEYRWLGRTGVRVSEVSLGTMAFGRWIDEAASAAVLDQALETGVNLIDTADVYGRGMDNGEVSQLGESEQILGRLLKARRQNILLATKLHNPIGPGVNDQGQSRYHLYRALEGSLRRLQTDYIDLYQVHRFDPHTPLEETLEALNDLVREGKIRYIGCSNYAAWQLAKAHGMSALHGLRRFETVQPEYSLLTRDIEQELIPYALSEQVGVIVYSPLGRGILTGKYREGEAPPSGSRLAAGEQRLQALLTRNHPLPLVEALRPLAERRGWTLPQFALSWVLSRPGITTAIVGASKPEHFRETTRFASERLSPEELADIDRIQDELYQ; encoded by the coding sequence ATGGAGTACAGATGGCTGGGAAGAACGGGCGTCCGGGTATCGGAGGTCAGCCTGGGCACGATGGCTTTCGGGAGATGGATAGATGAGGCGGCTTCGGCCGCCGTGCTGGACCAGGCGCTGGAGACAGGGGTCAACCTGATCGACACCGCCGATGTGTACGGCCGAGGCATGGACAACGGCGAGGTGTCCCAGCTCGGGGAATCGGAGCAGATTCTGGGGAGGCTGCTAAAGGCAAGACGCCAGAACATCCTGCTGGCTACGAAGCTGCACAACCCGATCGGGCCCGGCGTGAATGACCAGGGACAGAGCCGCTACCACCTGTACCGTGCCCTGGAAGGGAGCCTGCGCCGGCTGCAGACCGACTATATCGATCTGTACCAGGTGCACCGGTTTGATCCGCATACGCCGCTTGAGGAAACGCTTGAGGCGTTGAACGATCTGGTGCGGGAAGGGAAGATCCGCTACATCGGCTGCTCCAACTATGCGGCATGGCAGCTTGCCAAGGCTCACGGAATGAGCGCGCTTCATGGGCTTCGGCGGTTCGAGACGGTGCAGCCGGAGTACAGCCTCCTCACCCGCGATATCGAGCAGGAGCTGATTCCTTATGCCTTGTCGGAGCAGGTAGGGGTTATCGTCTACAGCCCGCTGGGGCGGGGAATCCTGACCGGCAAATACCGGGAGGGTGAGGCGCCGCCTTCCGGCTCCCGGCTTGCGGCAGGGGAACAGCGGCTGCAGGCCCTGCTCACCCGAAACCATCCGCTCCCGCTGGTGGAGGCTTTGCGGCCCTTGGCGGAACGCCGCGGATGGACGCTGCCGCAGTTCGCCTTGAGCTGGGTGCTCAGCCGTCCCGGCATCACTACGGCGATTGTGGGAGCGTCCAAGCCGGAGCATTTTCGGGAGACCACCCGGTTTGCATCAGAGCGGCTGAGCCCGGAGGAGCTGGCCGACATAGACCGGATTCAGGATGAACTATACCAATAG
- a CDS encoding ASCH domain-containing protein yields MIHSMTLFERPFHSIKSGRKVVEVRLNDERRRKVKIGDVIEFAKLPDKKETIRAEVLELREYNTFEEMYEDIPFQDFDCESWTMEEMIEATYKIYTREQEQQWGTLAIKIKELA; encoded by the coding sequence ATGATCCATTCGATGACGTTATTTGAAAGGCCATTCCACTCGATCAAAAGCGGAAGGAAAGTGGTTGAGGTCCGATTGAATGATGAACGAAGAAGAAAGGTCAAGATTGGCGATGTTATCGAATTTGCCAAATTACCCGATAAGAAAGAAACGATAAGGGCGGAAGTTTTAGAGTTAAGGGAATATAACACCTTTGAGGAAATGTACGAGGACATTCCCTTCCAGGACTTTGACTGTGAAAGCTGGACGATGGAAGAAATGATAGAAGCGACTTATAAAATATATACAAGAGAGCAAGAACAACAATGGGGGACTTTAGCTATCAAGATAAAAGAATTGGCCTAG
- a CDS encoding nucleoside 2-deoxyribosyltransferase, which yields MKFYVASSFKNMESVQEVARRLQDRGYRQTYDWTVNQDVTTIEQLKDIGEKEKNAVMESDFIVVIIPAGKGSHVELGIALGLGKKVYLYSPNHEVNDLDTTSTFYHLSEVVKCCGGMDELVSRIVSENQ from the coding sequence TTGAAATTCTATGTGGCTTCCAGCTTTAAAAATATGGAGAGTGTTCAAGAAGTAGCAAGGCGGTTACAGGATAGAGGGTATAGGCAAACGTACGATTGGACAGTAAATCAAGACGTGACCACCATTGAACAACTCAAGGATATAGGAGAAAAAGAGAAAAATGCTGTCATGGAATCGGATTTTATTGTTGTTATCATCCCGGCAGGAAAGGGAAGCCATGTAGAACTGGGCATTGCTTTAGGATTAGGCAAGAAGGTCTATCTATATTCCCCGAATCATGAGGTCAACGATTTGGACACCACAAGTACGTTCTACCATCTTTCGGAAGTAGTGAAGTGTTGTGGAGGGATGGATGAACTAGTTAGCAGAATAGTATCGGAAAACCAGTAA
- a CDS encoding pyridoxamine 5'-phosphate oxidase family protein, with protein MSNPNTEYQEALEKVRDLIKGIETAMLTTVTPEGLVSRPMKTQEVEFDGDLWFLTMKDTDKFLELRHNPNVNVSYVGKSYVSIRGKAELVEDRGKIKEFWNPAYAAFLDTTSDDPNLVLIRVEAEAAEYWETGNKAKLMKRMLARLTGHDASHSEVNQTLDLEQEKTE; from the coding sequence TTGTCGAATCCGAATACGGAATACCAGGAAGCTTTGGAGAAAGTTCGGGACTTAATCAAAGGCATCGAAACGGCCATGCTCACCACCGTGACCCCGGAAGGGCTGGTGTCGCGTCCTATGAAGACCCAGGAAGTCGAGTTCGACGGCGACCTGTGGTTCCTGACGATGAAGGACACGGATAAATTTCTGGAGCTGCGGCATAACCCCAACGTCAACGTCTCCTATGTGGGCAAGTCCTATGTATCGATCCGCGGGAAGGCGGAGCTGGTGGAGGACCGTGGGAAAATCAAGGAGTTCTGGAATCCGGCCTATGCTGCTTTTCTGGACACGACCAGCGACGATCCAAACCTGGTTTTGATCCGGGTGGAGGCCGAAGCAGCCGAGTATTGGGAGACCGGGAATAAAGCCAAACTGATGAAACGCATGCTTGCCAGGCTGACGGGCCACGACGCCTCCCATTCGGAGGTCAACCAAACCTTGGACCTGGAGCAGGAAAAAACCGAATAG
- a CDS encoding DUF4386 domain-containing protein has product MNFSTKAASKIVGVLFILAAVSAVVGLILYDPLLNGPDYLIQGSAHSNEVVLGALMELLLVVSAVGTATTMFPILRKYNETIALWHLCFRFMEAVVIMVGIVSVLALLSLSREYTAAGAPDLAAFQASGTLLKALHDWTFLLGPNFFLGMNTIMYSYIFYRSGLVPRFIPILGMTGSALIVLCALLVMFGVIEQLSTWGGLLAVPVAANEMILAVWLLAKGFRVSASK; this is encoded by the coding sequence ATGAATTTCTCAACCAAAGCAGCTTCCAAAATAGTAGGTGTCTTGTTTATCTTAGCGGCGGTTTCAGCGGTAGTCGGCCTGATTTTATACGACCCCCTGCTAAACGGCCCGGATTACTTGATTCAAGGTTCCGCCCACTCCAACGAAGTGGTGCTTGGGGCGCTTATGGAGTTACTTCTTGTCGTTTCCGCGGTAGGAACGGCCACCACCATGTTTCCCATCTTAAGAAAATACAATGAGACGATAGCTCTTTGGCATCTTTGCTTCCGGTTTATGGAGGCTGTTGTGATCATGGTTGGGATCGTCAGCGTCTTGGCTCTATTGAGCTTAAGCCGGGAATATACAGCAGCGGGAGCACCGGATCTCGCCGCCTTTCAAGCCTCGGGCACCTTGCTGAAAGCCCTTCATGACTGGACCTTTTTGCTTGGCCCCAACTTCTTTCTGGGCATGAATACGATAATGTACAGCTACATCTTCTATAGATCGGGACTCGTCCCGAGGTTCATCCCTATCCTGGGAATGACAGGATCTGCCCTTATTGTTCTTTGTGCCCTTCTGGTCATGTTCGGAGTGATCGAGCAGCTATCCACTTGGGGAGGCCTTTTGGCGGTTCCGGTAGCCGCGAATGAAATGATCCTTGCCGTGTGGCTTCTAGCAAAAGGATTCCGTGTCTCTGCCAGTAAATAG
- a CDS encoding helix-turn-helix transcriptional regulator has product MGKNLVGNHIRKLRFNHKEMTQQQLADKAGVTRQTIVALEKGSYSPSLELAFRIAQAFEVPLEEVFFYGENREER; this is encoded by the coding sequence ATGGGCAAAAATCTTGTCGGCAATCATATTCGAAAATTGCGCTTTAACCACAAGGAAATGACCCAGCAGCAGTTGGCTGACAAGGCGGGAGTAACCCGGCAAACCATTGTAGCTTTGGAAAAGGGGAGTTACTCCCCGTCTCTGGAACTGGCTTTTCGTATTGCGCAAGCCTTTGAAGTGCCGCTAGAAGAGGTGTTTTTTTATGGGGAGAACCGAGAGGAGAGGTAA
- a CDS encoding GNAT family N-acetyltransferase, translated as MKTIRNPWLKLREGIGQADYDLINRLQERCIREDQTTLKLELDYKLGVSSGTDSAGIRQINEFLYFDEQELIGYMGICEFGGADTPLEANGMVHPEYRRQGVFGTLSRLAIAEWKRRSPKSMLLLSDRKSEAGQAFIQGTGARYHHSEHEMYLRGNRPAIPNDLESLIFRKATNADAREIHRQNAIYFGDQPGEEETSDPTEGMILPEEEEKRGMTIYLAEADQQVIGKVHIQRSPGIGGIYGLGVLPGHRGKGYGRAILLKAIDKLKEADAGDIMLQVAVENANALRLYQSCGFVETSTMDYYELK; from the coding sequence ATGAAGACGATCCGTAACCCGTGGTTGAAGCTCAGAGAGGGAATCGGTCAAGCAGACTATGACTTGATTAACAGACTTCAGGAACGGTGCATTCGCGAAGATCAGACGACGCTGAAGCTGGAGTTGGACTACAAGCTTGGCGTATCTTCAGGGACAGACAGTGCGGGGATCCGCCAAATCAATGAATTCCTGTATTTCGATGAGCAGGAGTTGATTGGCTATATGGGGATTTGCGAATTTGGCGGCGCCGATACACCATTGGAAGCGAATGGCATGGTGCACCCGGAATACAGGCGCCAAGGAGTATTTGGGACATTAAGCAGGTTGGCTATAGCAGAGTGGAAGCGCCGATCTCCCAAAAGTATGCTTCTCTTAAGCGATCGGAAGTCAGAAGCCGGGCAAGCGTTTATTCAAGGAACCGGGGCAAGATACCATCATTCGGAGCATGAGATGTATCTTCGGGGGAATCGGCCGGCGATACCCAATGACTTAGAGAGCCTTATCTTCCGGAAGGCGACGAATGCCGATGCGCGGGAGATTCACCGGCAGAATGCGATATACTTTGGCGACCAGCCGGGGGAAGAGGAGACAAGCGATCCAACGGAAGGGATGATCCTGCCTGAGGAGGAAGAGAAGAGGGGCATGACCATCTATCTGGCAGAGGCTGACCAGCAGGTCATCGGGAAAGTCCATATCCAGCGGTCCCCCGGGATAGGGGGCATCTATGGTCTGGGAGTTCTGCCCGGGCATCGTGGCAAGGGATATGGAAGAGCGATTCTCCTGAAGGCGATAGATAAGTTGAAGGAAGCGGACGCAGGGGATATTATGCTGCAAGTGGCCGTGGAGAACGCGAACGCCCTTCGGCTTTATCAATCCTGCGGCTTCGTGGAGACCTCAACGATGGATTATTATGAGCTAAAATAA
- a CDS encoding sulfurtransferase: MSSVVSMEWVKENLGKADVAVADCRFALGHGESGRQAYREGHLPGAVYFHLEEDLSAPIGEHGGRHPLPDTGELSRKLGEAGIGPGTTVIAYDDQGGAMASRFWWLLRYLGHEQVYLMDGGYSAWKAEGYPVTQEVPQPEGRAFIPHVHNEMVVGVEEVKAGLGRPDRVLIDSREARRYQGLEEAIDPVAGHIPGAVNRFWKDALDENGRWKDAEAMKERFRDLPSDKEIVVYCGSGVTACPNILALQQAGFPKVKLYAGSWSDWVSYPDNPVATGEE, from the coding sequence ATGTCATCTGTCGTGAGCATGGAATGGGTGAAGGAGAACCTGGGGAAGGCGGATGTGGCGGTCGCCGATTGCCGGTTCGCTCTCGGCCACGGGGAATCCGGCCGTCAAGCCTACCGGGAAGGGCATCTGCCCGGAGCGGTGTATTTTCATCTGGAGGAGGATTTGTCGGCCCCGATCGGCGAGCACGGGGGAAGACACCCTCTGCCGGACACGGGAGAACTGTCCCGTAAGCTGGGCGAAGCGGGGATCGGACCGGGGACGACGGTGATCGCGTATGACGACCAAGGCGGGGCGATGGCTTCGCGGTTCTGGTGGCTTCTGCGCTACCTGGGCCATGAGCAGGTCTATCTCATGGACGGTGGTTACTCCGCCTGGAAGGCGGAAGGCTATCCGGTGACGCAGGAGGTCCCGCAGCCGGAAGGCCGCGCGTTCATTCCTCATGTACATAACGAGATGGTGGTAGGCGTCGAGGAAGTTAAAGCCGGGCTGGGCCGCCCGGACCGGGTGCTGATCGACTCCCGGGAAGCCCGCCGCTACCAGGGGCTGGAGGAAGCGATCGATCCGGTGGCCGGGCATATCCCGGGAGCGGTCAACCGCTTCTGGAAAGACGCCCTGGACGAGAACGGCCGCTGGAAGGACGCCGAGGCCATGAAGGAGCGCTTCCGCGATCTCCCGTCCGATAAGGAGATCGTCGTGTACTGCGGCTCCGGCGTGACGGCCTGCCCGAACATACTTGCGCTGCAGCAGGCCGGCTTCCCCAAGGTGAAGCTGTACGCGGGCAGCTGGAGCGATTGGGTGAGCTACCCGGACAACCCCGTGGCCACGGGGGAGGAGTAA
- a CDS encoding GNAT family N-acetyltransferase: MRRNPGQEEREGWNLPDVVVRKAQAVDLVPLGGLMREYITDFYGCPEPPEERLEELMRLLLDGKQGIQWVAEEDGLLSGFATLYFTYSTLRARPAVILNDLYVVEKSRGTGAAAALFEACTAYARENGYAAMSWETAPDNERAQRFYAKMGGTRGDWLSYSIEL, translated from the coding sequence ATGAGGAGGAATCCAGGACAAGAAGAGAGGGAGGGATGGAACCTGCCGGATGTAGTGGTAAGAAAGGCGCAGGCCGTGGATCTGGTCCCGCTCGGCGGGCTGATGCGCGAATATATTACGGATTTCTATGGCTGTCCCGAGCCTCCCGAGGAGCGGCTCGAGGAATTGATGCGATTGCTTCTAGACGGAAAGCAGGGCATCCAATGGGTGGCGGAAGAAGACGGCTTGCTGTCGGGCTTCGCTACCCTGTATTTTACCTACAGTACGCTTCGGGCCCGCCCCGCCGTTATCTTGAATGACCTGTACGTCGTCGAGAAGAGCCGGGGAACCGGCGCGGCGGCGGCTTTGTTCGAGGCTTGTACCGCTTATGCGAGGGAAAACGGCTACGCGGCCATGAGCTGGGAAACGGCCCCCGACAATGAGCGGGCACAGCGCTTCTATGCCAAGATGGGCGGAACGCGAGGGGATTGGCTCAGCTACTCGATCGAACTATAA
- a CDS encoding glycosyltransferase has protein sequence MKGTEGVTIVTCTNRPDFFSNILENYRSQLHKKKELIIVLNKDSMKLAEYRRKAAAYRNVAVYRMPEKATLGQCLNFGFSKMKYAYAAKFDDDDYYSPYYLTGQMQAMKDSGADLVGKRAYLAYLESRKLLILRFPREQNTVVRRVAGGTLLFRKRVLDKVRFGSLTVGEDVDFLNRCRKAGFRLYAPGPYNYVQIRRGDKSGHTWRAGDRRLMKGSRTIARTRDYRRWAAHRSPYEML, from the coding sequence ATGAAAGGAACAGAAGGGGTCACCATTGTGACGTGTACGAACCGTCCGGATTTCTTTTCTAACATTCTGGAGAACTACCGGTCGCAGCTGCACAAGAAGAAGGAATTGATCATTGTCCTTAACAAAGACAGCATGAAGCTGGCCGAGTACCGCCGGAAGGCCGCCGCTTACCGGAATGTGGCCGTATACCGGATGCCGGAGAAGGCTACCCTCGGGCAGTGCCTGAATTTTGGCTTCAGCAAGATGAAGTATGCCTATGCGGCCAAATTTGACGACGACGATTATTACTCTCCCTACTATTTAACCGGGCAGATGCAGGCCATGAAGGATTCGGGGGCGGATCTTGTGGGGAAACGGGCCTACCTGGCTTACCTCGAGAGCCGGAAGCTGCTCATCCTAAGATTTCCGCGGGAGCAGAACACGGTGGTCCGAAGAGTGGCCGGGGGAACCCTTCTCTTCCGCAAACGGGTGTTGGACAAGGTTCGCTTCGGCTCTCTTACCGTTGGGGAAGATGTCGATTTTCTGAACCGCTGCCGGAAAGCAGGATTCCGACTCTATGCCCCGGGGCCTTATAATTACGTTCAGATCCGCCGGGGGGATAAAAGCGGGCATACCTGGAGGGCCGGGGACCGTCGGCTGATGAAGGGGAGCCGTACGATTGCCCGAACCCGGGATTACCGGCGTTGGGCGGCGCACCGCTCGCCTTACGAGATGCTGTGA
- a CDS encoding general stress protein — protein sequence MARSNQDRMSREEAGRMGGEATAKNHDKDFYQEIGRKGGEATSDSHDREFYQEIGRKGGEATSDNHDKNFYQEIGRKGGESRSDSNNSGRGKMSREEAGRMGGEARSRQRD from the coding sequence ATGGCACGCAGCAATCAAGACCGCATGAGCCGTGAAGAAGCAGGACGTATGGGTGGAGAAGCTACCGCTAAGAACCATGATAAAGATTTTTATCAGGAGATCGGTCGCAAAGGTGGAGAAGCTACTTCCGACAGCCATGACCGGGAGTTCTATCAGGAGATCGGACGCAAAGGCGGAGAAGCCACCTCTGACAACCATGATAAGAACTTCTACCAGGAAATTGGACGTAAGGGCGGCGAGTCCCGGTCCGATTCAAACAATAGCGGCAGAGGAAAAATGAGCCGTGAAGAGGCCGGACGCATGGGCGGCGAGGCCCGCTCCCGTCAACGGGACTAA
- a CDS encoding DUF350 domain-containing protein translates to MGSQWELIVNFLQYLGVTIPLLLVGLLVFIFTTPYNEFRIIQNGKEAGDPQKVAAAKAVAYDLGGKLTGLALVIASAVYHSVGLMDLVIWGAVGILFQVLVFYFFELVTPFRVIREIPEGNVAVGIFTSRLSLAAGLLMAALISY, encoded by the coding sequence ATGGGTTCGCAATGGGAGTTAATCGTTAATTTTCTGCAATACCTTGGGGTGACGATCCCTCTGTTGCTGGTAGGATTACTGGTCTTTATCTTTACAACGCCTTATAACGAATTCCGCATTATTCAGAACGGCAAGGAAGCCGGTGACCCGCAGAAGGTGGCCGCCGCCAAAGCCGTCGCCTATGACCTGGGGGGAAAGCTGACCGGTCTTGCTCTCGTCATCGCGTCAGCCGTCTACCATTCGGTCGGGCTCATGGATTTGGTGATTTGGGGAGCGGTGGGCATTCTTTTTCAGGTTCTGGTGTTTTATTTTTTTGAGCTGGTCACCCCCTTCCGCGTCATCCGTGAAATCCCCGAAGGAAATGTGGCGGTCGGGATCTTTACTTCCCGGCTGAGCCTGGCTGCAGGCCTGTTGATGGCCGCACTGATCAGCTATTAA
- a CDS encoding glutathionylspermidine synthase family protein: protein MNYQAIRNDLYGAMRKEGIFTWDYMYEQEYALAGVKKVSREIFVELAEATERLGGVFQRAVEVLSQADDELLLGLGIPECALRAVRVRVLEGLPTAIGRFDFAQTTEGMKMLELNSDTPTGIVEAYHVNGRVCSYYGLQDPNEGMRVHIADAFRQVVEAYRRQGYPTERVYFSSLDWHEEDAATTRYLLAQSGLSGEFVALSDLRVYEDRLHVWENGEHKPVDLLYRLHALEKLAEDRDTDGYETGAHVLDLIARRRLGIINPPSAFLAQTKALQAVIWSLHESGAFFEPEEQEAIERFMLPTYLENRFEGTGIPYVSKPILGREGGGVTLYNDKGELWERDGEEFYWEQPMVYQKAVELPEWTVDTINGPYRGRLLWGSFWMGGRASAVVARIGERITGNLSCYLPVAVAE, encoded by the coding sequence ATGAATTACCAAGCCATCCGTAATGACCTGTATGGGGCGATGCGCAAGGAAGGAATCTTTACGTGGGACTACATGTATGAGCAAGAATATGCCCTGGCCGGCGTCAAAAAAGTTTCCCGGGAAATATTTGTCGAACTGGCGGAGGCCACGGAGCGTCTCGGCGGCGTCTTTCAACGGGCGGTTGAAGTGCTTTCCCAGGCGGATGACGAGCTACTTCTCGGGCTGGGCATTCCGGAGTGTGCCCTGCGTGCGGTGAGGGTGCGCGTGCTGGAAGGGCTGCCGACGGCGATCGGGCGCTTTGATTTTGCCCAAACCACCGAAGGGATGAAAATGCTCGAATTGAACAGCGACACCCCTACGGGAATTGTCGAAGCGTATCATGTTAACGGCCGGGTCTGCTCCTATTACGGGCTCCAGGACCCGAACGAGGGCATGCGTGTGCATATCGCGGACGCCTTCCGGCAGGTGGTGGAGGCTTACCGGCGCCAAGGCTATCCGACCGAGCGAGTTTATTTCAGCTCTCTCGACTGGCACGAGGAGGATGCGGCCACGACCCGCTATCTGCTCGCCCAATCGGGGCTATCGGGGGAGTTCGTAGCTCTATCCGATCTCCGGGTGTACGAAGACCGTCTTCATGTATGGGAGAACGGGGAGCACAAGCCCGTCGACCTGCTGTACCGGCTGCACGCGCTGGAGAAGCTGGCGGAAGACCGGGACACGGACGGGTACGAGACGGGAGCGCACGTGCTGGACCTTATCGCCCGGCGGAGGCTGGGCATCATTAACCCGCCGTCCGCCTTTCTCGCTCAGACCAAAGCCCTTCAGGCCGTCATCTGGAGCCTCCATGAATCGGGAGCTTTCTTCGAACCGGAGGAACAGGAGGCGATCGAGAGGTTTATGCTGCCGACTTACCTGGAGAACCGGTTCGAAGGAACCGGCATCCCCTATGTAAGCAAACCTATCCTGGGAAGGGAAGGCGGAGGGGTCACCCTCTATAACGACAAGGGAGAGCTGTGGGAGAGGGACGGCGAGGAGTTTTATTGGGAGCAGCCCATGGTGTACCAGAAGGCCGTCGAGCTGCCCGAATGGACGGTGGATACAATCAACGGTCCGTACCGGGGGCGGCTGCTGTGGGGATCCTTCTGGATGGGAGGCCGGGCCTCCGCCGTTGTAGCCCGGATCGGAGAAAGAATTACCGGCAATCTGTCCTGCTACCTGCCGGTGGCGGTTGCCGAATAA